From a region of the Rathayibacter sp. VKM Ac-2804 genome:
- a CDS encoding TetR family transcriptional regulator, with the protein MAVLRSDAARSRARILEVARTHDRGTLRLNEVAREAGVGVATVYRHFPTVHALVEALSADTLDAMLAVSRRAAALPDPGAALAVYLREALDLQLSDGGLQAVLLSPEDEAASVRAAKREIFESFAAVLAAARAAGAVRPDLTIDHLEHLVCGIEHAVRLGAPGDRAVLLDVLLDGLRPRAVQQP; encoded by the coding sequence ATGGCAGTCCTCCGATCCGACGCGGCGCGGAGCCGCGCGCGCATCCTGGAGGTCGCGCGCACTCATGACCGCGGCACGCTGCGGCTGAACGAGGTCGCCCGCGAGGCCGGGGTCGGCGTCGCCACCGTCTACCGGCACTTCCCGACCGTCCACGCGCTCGTCGAGGCCCTGTCCGCCGACACGCTCGACGCGATGCTCGCCGTCTCGCGCCGCGCCGCCGCGCTGCCCGATCCCGGCGCCGCCCTCGCCGTCTACCTGCGCGAGGCGCTCGACCTCCAGCTGTCGGACGGCGGTCTCCAGGCGGTGCTGCTCTCGCCGGAGGACGAGGCCGCGTCGGTCCGCGCGGCCAAGCGCGAGATCTTCGAGTCGTTCGCCGCCGTGCTCGCGGCGGCGCGCGCCGCGGGCGCCGTCCGCCCGGACCTCACGATCGACCACCTCGAGCACCTCGTCTGCGGCATCGAGCACGCGGTCCGCCTCGGTGCTCCTGGCGACCGGGCGGTGCTGCTCGACGTGCTGCTCGACGGCCTGCGGCCGCGCGCGGTGCAGCAGCCGTGA